The following proteins come from a genomic window of Rutidosis leptorrhynchoides isolate AG116_Rl617_1_P2 chromosome 10, CSIRO_AGI_Rlap_v1, whole genome shotgun sequence:
- the LOC139872083 gene encoding nicotianamine synthase-like, whose protein sequence is MNTLQEHNILVQKVCQIYDQISKLETLKPSKNVNTLFTELVHTCIPPSSINISNLPLNIQELRSKLIRLCGEAEGHLEAHYSTLLATFQNPIHHLHVFPYYNNYIKLSRIEYNILNQYYPAQDGHPKRIAFVGSGPLPLTSIVLASYHLKETTFHNYDIDPLANSMASRLVSPDPDLSKRIIFFTIDILNVRDELKDYDVVFLAALVGMDMNEKIKVVQHLAKYMAPGSILMLRSAHGARAFLYPVIDIKDLVGFEVLSVFHPDDDVINSVVISRKYPMTVYIDHKHHDHQLGVESIVPSSCKYCEFQMFKNSLNQRSMIEELAVDE, encoded by the coding sequence ATGAATACACTTCAAGAACACAACATTTTAGTACAGAAAGTGTGCCAGATCTATGACCAAATTTCAAAGCTTGAGACCCTAAAACCATCCAAAAATGTTAACACACTCTTCACAGAGTTAGTCCACACATGCATCCCACCTTCTTCCATTAACAtctcaaatctcccacttaatattCAAGAATTAAGGTCTAAACTCATTAGACTTTGTGGTGAAGCTGAGGGCCATTTAGAAGCTCATTACTCAACCCTTTTAGCCACTTTTCAAAACCCTATTCACCATCTTCATGTCTTCCCTTACTACAACAATTACATAAAACTTAGCCGTATCGAATACAACATCTTAAACCAATATTATCCGGCTCAAGATGGTCACCCCAAGCGTATTGCCTTCGTGGGGTCCGGCCCGTTACCACTTACATCAATTGTCTTAGCTTCATATCATCTCAAAGAAACAACTTTTCATAACTATGATATTGACCCTTTAGCGAATTCTATGGCGTCTCGTTTAGTTTCGCCTGATCCTGACTTATCGAAAAGGATTATTTTTTTCACGATCGATATATTAAACGTGAGAGACGAATTGAAGGATTATGATGTGGTCTTTTTGGCTGCACTTGTAGGGATGGACATGAATGAGAAGATTAAAGTGGTGCAACATTTGGCTAAGTACATGGCTCCTGGCTCGATCTTGATGTTGAGGAGCGCGCATGGTGCGCGAGCTTTTCTTTATCCGGTGATTGATATTAAAGATCTTGTAGGGTTTGAAGTCCTTTCAGTTTTTCATCCTGATGATGATGTAATTAATTCGGTTGTGATATCACGAAAGTATCCGATGACAGTATATATAGATCATAAACATCATGATCATCAATTGGGAGTCGAATCGATCGTGCCATCAAGTTGCAAATATTGTGAATTTCAAATGTTTAAAAACTCATTGAACCAGAGGAGCATGATTGAGGAATTGGCGGTTGATGAGTAG
- the LOC139873622 gene encoding wax ester synthase/diacylglycerol acyltransferase 4-like, with amino-acid sequence MALRVKVGRVEDMELMSSEPVSPTAQYFNSSVLSLSVIGILEFENPFDDSSSLELINNVFLPINPRFSSIMVEDEEGGKHWKRVEVKAEDHMIVPNFPKGLSLESYDNYFNDYLSKIATKRLPQTKPLWEVHIIKYPTSNALGHVVFKLHHALGDGYSLMGALLSCLQRADNPSLPLTFPNFQKSIKADIESNKSLISVVPQALSGVINTVLDFGWSVLKTSILKDSQTPIRSGKEGVEFRPIDIMTMTFSLDQIKKIKCSLQVTVNDVVTGMIFLGTRLYMEEANDEDKNDHSNANVNATALVLLNTRSIGGYKSVDEMVQKQEALKLWGNQCAFLHIPLPKLGQYDPSLNTLKFVQETHTVIDRKKNSAAVYLNGMLLESLRKYRGPEATAKYINSSLKNSSMAVTNLIGPLEKMALVDQPVKGLYFMVLNSPQSLTVTVMSYMDQLRVAVGTERGLIDSEKFRICIEKAFSMMFNAAAESK; translated from the exons ATGGCGTTGAGGGTGAAGGTAGGAAGAGTGGAAGATATGGAATTAATGTCGTCAGAACCGGTGAGCCCGACGGCGCAGTACTTTAACAGTTCGGTGCTTTCGCTTTCTGTGATTGGTATATTGGAGTTTGAGAATCCGTTTGATGATTCTTCAAGTCTTGAACTCATTAACAACGTCTTTCTTCCTATCAATCCTCGTTTCTCTTCTATTATG gttgAAGATGAAGAGGGAGGGAAGCATTGGAAGAGAGTTGAAGTGAAAGCAGAGGACCATATGATTGTCCCTAATTTTCCAAAGGGATTATCACTTGAATCTTACGATAATTATTTCAACGATTACTTATCGAAAATAGCAACAAAGCGACTCCCACAAACAAAACCATTATGGGAAGTTCATATTATAAAGTACCCAACAAGCAATGCATTAGGACATGTTGTTTTTAAGCTTCATCATGCACTTGGTGATGGTTATTCACTCATGGGTGCTCTTCTGTCATGTTTACAAAGGGCAGATAACCCTTCTCTCCCCTTAACATTTCCAAATTTTCAGAAATCGATTAAGGCTGATATAGAGAGTAATAAGAGCTTGATTAGTGTTGTACCGCAGGCCTTAAGTGGTGTAATTAATACGGTTTTGGATTTCGGATGGAGCGTTTTGAAAACTAGCATCTTGAAAGATAGTCAGACGCCGATACGATCTGGCAAAGAAGGGGTCGAGTTCCGACCGATTGATATTATGACAATGACATTCTCTTTGGATCAAATTAAGAAAATTAAGTGCAGCCTTCAAGTG ACTGTAAATGATGTAGTTACGGGGATGATCTTTCTGGGAACTCGATTATACATGGAAGAAGCTAATGATGAAGACAAAAATGACCATTCAAATGCAAATGTAAATGCAACAGCACTGGTGTTGCTCAACACCAGATCCATTGGCGGTTACAAGTCAGTTGATGAAATGGTTCAGAAACAAGAAGCTCTAAAGCTGTGGGGCAACCAATGTGCTTTCTTGCATATACCGTTGCCCAAACTAGGCCAATATGATCCATCTTTAAATACACTCAAATTCGTTCAAGAAACACACACTGTTATCGACCGAAAGAAAAACTCGGCCGCTGTTTATCTCAATGGCATGCTACTCGAATCTTTAAGAAAATACAGAGGTCCCGag GCGACCGCTAAATACATTAATAGCTCACTCAAGAATTCAAGCATGGCGGTTACAAATTTGATCGGACCGCTTGAAAAGATGGCTCTTGTTGATCAACCGGTTAAAGGCTTGTATTTTATGGTGCTAAATTCTCCACAG AGCCTTACGGTGACGGTAATGAGTTACATGGACCAACTAAGGGTTGCGGTAGGAACTGAAAGAGGCCTAATAGATTCTGAGAAGTTCAGGATTTGCATTGAGAAGGCTTTTAGTATGATGTTCAATGCAGCAGCTGAGTCCAAATGA